Proteins from a single region of Pogoniulus pusillus isolate bPogPus1 chromosome 23, bPogPus1.pri, whole genome shotgun sequence:
- the ACAA1 gene encoding 3-ketoacyl-CoA thiolase, peroxisomal, with product MVMSTSLQCLRQGAREKQPTDWNCIFALRNVLQPGAGALIARVAQFLSGIPETVPCSSVNRQCSSGLQAIINIAGGIRNGSYDIGLACGVETMSLRSTNNPGDISSSMMENSKARDCLIPMGITSENVAEKFGVSRKKQDAFALASQQKAAKAQQMGLFKTEIVPVKTTVRDDQGNQKTITVHQDEGIRPSTTLEGLAKLKPAFKEDGSTTAGNASQVSDGAAALLLAKRSKAAQLGLPVLGVLRSFAVVGVPPDVMGIGPAYAIPVAVEKAGLTLNDIDIYEINEAFASQVSYLPVELLRCLVAECSSAWKI from the exons ATGGTGATGTCAACATCCCTTCAATGCCTGCGGCAAGGAGCAAGGGAAAAGCAACCGACTGACTGGAATTGTATCTTTGCACTCAGAaatgtgctgcagcctggagctggtgcTTTGATTGCAAGAGTTGCACAGTTTCTGAG TGGTATCCCAGAGACGGTGCCATGCTCGAGTGTGAACCGGcagtgctcctcagggctgcaggcCATTATCAATATAGCTG GTGGCATCCGGAATGGATCGTATGACATTGGCTTGGCCTGTGG TGTTGAAACGATGTCCCTCCGAAGCACAAATAACCCTGGTGATATCAGTTCCAGCATGATGGAGAACAGCAAGGCTCGAGATTGCCTTATTCCTATGGG AATTACCTCAGAAAATGTGGCAGAGAAGTTTGGAGTTTCCCGAAAGAAGCAAGACGCCTTTGCCTTGGCTTCCCAACAAAA agcagcaaaagctCAGCAGATGGGACTGTTTAAAACTGAGATTGTTCCAGTGAAGACCACTGTTCGAGATGATCAGGGCAACCAAAAAACAATCACTGTACACCAAGATGAAGGGATTAGGCCCTCCACGACCCTGGAGGGCTTGGCAAAGCTGAAGCCTGCTTTCAAAGAGGATGGTAGCACAACAGCAG GCAATGCCAGCCAGGTcagtgatggagcagctgctcttctgctggcAAAACGCtcaaaagcagcacagctggggctgCCAGTCCTGGGCGTGCTAAGGTCCTTTGCTGTGGTTGGAGTCCCACCTGATGTTATGGGCATAGGACCAGCCTACGCAATCCCAGTAGCTGTGGAGAAAGCAG GTCTGACTCTGAATGACATCGACATCTATGAAATTAACGAAGCCTTTGCAAGCCAGGTGAGTTACCTTCCTGTTGAGTTGCTGCGTTGCTTGGTAGCTGagtgctcttcagcttggaagaTTTGA